A genomic region of Bernardetia sp. ABR2-2B contains the following coding sequences:
- a CDS encoding methyltransferase domain-containing protein, whose protein sequence is MSNSNSEDKNKKNNPNNSNKNSEWFETWFDSHYYHILYKDRDDTEARLFMDNISLYLNFLSNDKILDLACGKGRHSIYLNQKGLCVEGIDLSEESIQYAKQFENERLSFSQHDMRKIYKSDYFDFILNLFTSFGYFETDNENQQAISAMAEALQTEGRIVLDFFNTTKVIESLVCYEEKNIDGITFKISKSIQNDFIVKDINFEDKGKQFHFQERVKAIPTTDFLRYFRNAGLTVARIFGDYDLSEFEEEISDRMIFVVEK, encoded by the coding sequence GTGTCAAATTCTAATTCAGAAGATAAGAACAAAAAAAACAACCCCAATAATTCCAATAAAAATAGTGAATGGTTTGAAACGTGGTTTGATTCACATTATTATCATATCCTCTATAAAGACAGAGATGATACAGAAGCTCGTTTGTTTATGGATAACATAAGTCTATATCTTAATTTTCTTTCTAATGATAAAATACTTGACTTAGCCTGTGGAAAAGGTCGTCATTCTATTTATCTCAATCAGAAAGGGCTTTGTGTTGAAGGAATAGACTTATCAGAAGAGAGCATTCAGTATGCCAAGCAATTTGAGAATGAGCGTTTGAGTTTTAGTCAGCATGACATGAGGAAAATCTATAAAAGTGATTATTTCGATTTTATCTTGAACCTATTTACAAGTTTTGGTTATTTTGAAACGGATAACGAAAACCAACAAGCTATTTCAGCAATGGCAGAAGCTCTCCAAACAGAAGGCAGAATTGTATTAGATTTTTTCAATACTACTAAAGTCATAGAATCACTAGTGTGCTATGAAGAAAAAAATATCGATGGAATCACGTTTAAAATCTCAAAATCTATACAAAATGACTTCATTGTAAAGGATATTAATTTTGAAGATAAAGGGAAACAATTTCATTTTCAAGAACGAGTAAAGGCAATTCCAACCACAGACTTTTTGCGTTATTTTAGAAATGCTGGACTAACCGTAGCACGTATTTTTGGAGATTATGATTTGTCTGAATTTGAAGAAGAAATTTCTGACAGAATGATTTTTGTAGTAGAGAAATAA